The sequence CCGTGGCTTGGATCCCCACCAGCAGGGAGTGGTGAATCAGGCGATCCGCGATCACCCAGGTGTGTCGGTCCGCCAGGGCCTGAACCGCGGCGATATTGGCTTGGAACCCGCTGGGATAGAGCAGGACTCGCTCGCGTCCCAGCCAATGGCCTAGGGCTTGCTCGAGCTCGGCGTGGACTGGGCGTGTGCCGCTGATTAAGCGGGAGGCCCCGGCTCCAACTCCCACGGCCTCGATGGCGGCGGTGGCGGCCTGCTGCAGGGCTGGATCGCGGCTGAGACCCAGGTAGTCGTTGCTGGCTAGATCCAGTAGGGGCCGGGCCTCACCGGCAAAGGCGGCTTGGCCCGCCGGCTCCAGGCTGCGGAGACTGCGGCGGCGCGCCGGGGGGAGGGCCTCCAGATCAGCGGCCAGGGGTGCCAATGGATCGGCTGCGTCCATCGCCCCAGCTCTGCCCTCGGGTGAATGTCCTCAGTTTGCCCGTTTGGCCGGAGCCCATAGGATCTGCTAATGCCCAGCAGCAGCGCATCGGCCCCCGGCACCCCGGCCCAGTCCACGGACGTGCCGCCGCTCGAGCAGCTGTTTCCCTTCAGCCTCGATGACTTTCAGCTTGAGGCGATTGAAGCCCTGAACCAGGGCCATTCCGTGGTGGTGAGTGCTCCCACTGGCTCGGGCAAGACCCTGATTGGTGAGTACGCGATTCATCGCGCCTTGGCCCACGGCCAGAAGGTCTTCTACACAACGCCGCTCAAGGCCCTTTCGAACCAGAAACTGCGGGACTTCCGCGAGCAGTTCGGGGCTGAACGCGTCGGCCTGATGACCGGCGACCTCACCGTGAATCGGGAGGCCTCAATCGTGGTGATGACCACGGAGATCTTCCGGAACATGCTCTACGCCGAGGCCGAGGCGGGTGATGACCCCCTGGCCGACGTGGAAGCCGTGGTGCTCGATGAGTGCCACTACATGAACGACTCCCAGCGCGGGACGGTCTGGGAGGAGTCGATCATTCACTGCCCTCCGGTGGTGCAGCTGGTGGCCCTCTCGGCGACGGTGGCGAATGCCGGGCAGCTGACTGACTGGATCGAGGCGGTCCATGGGCCAACACGCTTGGTCCTGAGCGACTTCCGGCCGGTGCCGCTGCAGTTCAGCTTCTGCAGCGCCAAGGGCCTTCATCCCCTGCTCAACGACGAGGGCACCGGCCTTCACCCCAATTGCAAGGTCTGGCGTGCCCCCAAAGGCCGCAACCGCCGTGGACCCAAAACCCCCAGGCCTCCGCAACCTGAGGCTCCACCCCTGGGCTTCGTCGTGGCTCAGATGGCCGATCGGGACATGCTCCCGGCCATCTATTTCATCTTCAGCAGGCGCGGCTGCGATAAGGCTGTTCGTGATCTGGGCAAGATCTGTCTGGTGAGTCCTGACGAGCAGGCCCGTATTCAGGAGCGCCTCGATGCCTTCATGGCGGCCACCCCGGAAGCGGTGCGCGATGGGGGCCATGACGATGCCCTGCTGCGCGGGATTGCGGCGCACCATGCCGGGGTCCTTCCGGCGTGGAAGGAGTTGATTGAGGAGCTCTTCCAGCAGGGACTGGTGAAGGTGGTCTTCGCCACCGAGACCCTGGCGGCCGGCATCAACATGCCCGCCCGCAGCACCGTGATTTCCGCGCTGTCCAAGCGAACGGAGCGGGGCCACCGCGCGTTGATGGGCAGCGAGTTCCTCCAAATGGCGGGCCGGGCCGGCCGCCGCGGTCTCGACTCCCAGGGCTATGTCGTCACCGTGCAGAGCCGCTTTGAGGGCGTCCGGGAGGCGGGGCAGCTCGCGACCAGTCCCGCGGACCCGCTGGTGAGTCAGTTCACCCCCAGCTACGGCATGGTTCTGAACCTGCTGCAGCGCTATGAGCTCTCCAAGGCCAAGGAGCTGGTGGAGCGCAGCTTTGGTCGCTATCTGGCGACCTTGGATCTCAGCGAGGACGAGGCCCGGATCACTGAGCTGCGCGAGCAGCTGGGTGACTTAAGCGGGACCGTCGAGAACGTCGACTGGGAGGATTTCGAGGACTACGAGAAGCAGCGTGGCCGCCTGCGGGAGGAGCGCCGTTTGCTGCGAATCCTGCAGCAGCAGGCCGAGGAAACCTTGGCCCACGAACTCACCTTGGCCCTCCGCTTTGCCAGTGAGGGAACCCTGGTCAGCCTGAAGGCCCCCGTCCTACGCGGCCGTGTCACACCCGCTGTGATCGTTGAGAAGCAGCAGGGCTCTGGCCAGTTCCCGCTCCTCTGCTGCCTCACCGATGAGAACGTCTGGGTGCTGGTGCCCTGCAGTGCGGTGGTCAGCCTGCACGCCGAGCTCACCTGCCTGCAGGTCAAGGATGTGGCCATACCCGAGCTGCATCGGCCTGGGGAGCTACGCCATGGCGATCAAGCCAGTGGCGGCTTGGCCTTGGCCGTCGGACACATGGCCGGTCGCCACGACATGGTCACTCCCCAGTACGACCTGGCTGGTGAAGTCCAAGCCCAGGCCCATCTGGTGCGCGAGCTGGAGCTGGCGCTGGAACTGCATCCGGCCCATGGCGCTGGCGATCGCAAGAAGCTGCGCAAACAGCGCTTCCGCATGGAGGAGTTGGAGGGGGAGATCGCTGAGCGGCAGCGCATCCTGCATTTCCGCGCCAATCGCCATTGGGAAACGTTCTTGGCGCTGATCGAGATCCTGCGCTTCTTCGGTTGCCTTGATGGTGATGAGGGCTTGGATCCGAGCGAGGTGGGCCGGACCGTGGCGGCCCTGCGGGGGGATAACGAGCTCTGGCTGGGGATGGCGCTGATGAGCGGCCATCTCGATGAGCTGGAGCCCTCCGACCTCGCGGCTGTGCTTGAAGCCATCTCCACGGAGGTGAATCGCCCAGACCTCTGGAGCGGCTATCCACCCCCGCCGGCTGCCGATGAGGCGATGCACGACCTGCGCGGGATTCGCCGCGAACTGCAGCGGCAACAGGAAGCAGCCAAGGTGGTGATGCCGGTCTGGTTTGAAGGCGAGTTGATGGGCCTGGTCCATGCCTGGGCCAAGGGCGTCAGCTGGAGCGACCTGATTGCCAATACCTCCCTCGATGAGGGTGATGTGGTGCGGATCATGCGCCGCACCGTGGATCTGCTCGCCCAGATCCCCTACTGCGAAGCCATCAGCGAGCAGCTGCGCAGCAATGCCCGCGCTGCCCTGAAGGCGATCAACCGTTTCCCAGTGCAGGAACCGATTGATGGGGGCCATGCGAAGGGTGGGGGATCCAATCCCGCCACCGCTCGCCAGAACGACCCCAAGGGTGATCCCTCGGTGCTCAATTCCGTGGCCTGAGCACCAGCCAGACGATGAGTAAGAGCCCGGCCGTGCTGCCCACCGTGTAGAGCCAATCGGCGTAGGGGGTCCAGAACAGGGCGAAGGCTGCAGTCATGGGCATCGGTAGCGTGGCCGCGTGATGAATCCGTCCCGCATCCGCATCCTGGCGGTGGGCAAGTTGCGCAAGAGCTGGGTGCTGGAGGGGGCCTCCACCTTCCTCAAACGCCTACCGGGACTGCAGGTCCTGGAGCTCCGGGATGCCGGGATGGCCAAGGAAGCAGAGGCCATCCTGGCGGCCCTAAAGCCGGACGAGCGCTTGGTGATCCTCACGGAGGAGGGTCAAACCCTGGATTCGGTGGCCCTGGCCAGGCGGCTGGAGGGCTCCGGTTCGGAGCGCCTGGCGTTTGTCATCGGGGGTGCCGAAGGCCTTGACCCGGCGTTGAAGGCCCGCGCCAGTTGGCGCCTGAGCCTCTCCCCGTTGACCTTTCCCCACGAGCTGGCCCGGTTATTGCTGCTAGAGCAGCTCTACCGGGCCATGACGATTCAGCAGGGCGGGCCGTATCACAAGGCCTAGGGGGATGGACTAGATCCCCAGGCGCTGCCAGATCACATCCAGGTTGGCCTGGTGCAGATCAGTGGAGAAGCACTCCGCCAGTTGCTCGGCATTGAGACGCGAGGTCACATCGGCGTCGGCCTCCAGATTGGCCCGGAAGTTGCCGCCGTCGGTGTTCCAAGCGGTATGGGCGTTGCGCTGCACGATCCGGTAAGCGTCTTCGCGGCTGATGCCTGTTTCCACCAGGGCCAGCAGCACCCGCTGGCTGAAGACCACACCGCCGTAGACGTTCATGTTGCGGGCCATGTTGCCGGGGTAGACCCCGAGACCCTTCACGACTGAGGTCATCTCCCGGAGCATGAAGTGCAGGGTGACTGAGCAGTCGGGCAGCATCATTCGCTCCACGGAGCTGTGGCTGATGTCCCGCTCGTGCCAGAGGGCGCAGTTCTCTAGTGCTGCCACGACATAGCTGCGCAGCACCCGTGCCAGGCCGCTGATCCGTTCGCTGCGAATCGGGTTGCGCTTGTGGGGCATGGCGGAGCTGCCCTTCTGCCCCTTGGCGAAGTTCTCTTCGACCTCGAGCACGTCGGTGCGCTGCAGGTTGCGGATCTCGGTCGAGAAGCGCTCCAGAGCGGCACCCACAAGGGCCAGGGTCTGGATGTATTCCGCGTGGCGATCGCGGGAGATCACCTGGGTGCTGGCCGTGTCGGGCACCAGGCCGAGCTTGGCGCAGGCGATTTCCTCCACCCGGGGGTCGGTGTTGGCGTAGGTGCCCATGGCGCCGGAGATCTGGCCCACGCTGACGGCGGCCTCCAGGTGCTCCAGACGCTCCTGGTTGCGGACCACCTCAGCCAACCAGCCAGCCACCTTGAATCCAAAGGTGATCGGTTCACCGTGGATGGCGTGGGAGCGGCCGATCATCACCGTGGTCTTGTGCTCCCGAGCCAGCACCCGCAGGGCCTCGGCCAGTAGGTCGAGTTCCTGGCGCAGCAGCTTCACGGACGCCTTCATCTGCAGGGCGACCCCGGTGTCGAGAACATCGGAGCTGGTCATGCCCACGTGGATGTGGCGCCCGGCGTCACCCACATGCTCGTTGACGTTGGTGAGGAACGCGATCACGTCATGGCGGACCTCGGCTTCGATCTCGAGGATCCGCTCGACGCTGAAGCTGGCTTTCTCTTTGATTGTGGCGACGGCTTCAGCCGGGACGCGGCCCAGTTCGCAGTTGGCTTCGGTGGCGGCGATCTCCACATCGAGCCAGCTTTGGAACTTCGCCTGCTCGCTCCAGATGGCGCCCATCTCGGGCAGGGTGTAACGCTCGATCAAGGCCGCGCCTGGCTCACATCAAGACCAATGTATGGAATGGCCTTTCGGGGCCTCAGGCGACGCTGGTGAGCTTGTGGTGCTCGACCTCCCACTGCACCAGGGGGCCCCAAGCTTGTTGTTGGACCCAGCAGCGGCCGCCACGGCAGCGCAGCACTTGGAACGGAGGTAGGTCTCTGGGTTGATTGCGCAGTTTCACGAAGCTGCCGGGTTGCAGCAGTTCGACCACGTTGTTCGGAGTACGGGCCAAGGTGGTCCACCTCGTTTGAAACATCCTCAGGAGTGTTCCCGGGGAAACCCTTTCACTACCGGTTTTTATTCCGTTTCGCTTTGAGCTTTGTGATCAAACGGGCGTGCGGCACGATGCAGAGGTGCTGGGCCGCTGCCCGATGGGTCGAAAGCGACGCTTGGATTTGCAGCTGGTGGAGCTGGGGTTGGCGGCCTCACGTCAGCAGGCGCAGCAGCTGATTCGTGCCGGCAAGGTCCGCAGTGGTGATCGGATCCTCGACAAGCCCGGTCTGGAGGTTGTGCCGGAACTGGAGCTCCAGGTCGAGCAGCCCCAGCGCTTTGTCTCCCGCGGTGGCGAAAAGCTTTTGGCGGCGGTTGAAGCCTTCCCTTTGGGCCTTGAACAGAGGATTTGTCTGGATGGGGGCATCTCCACCGGCGGGTTCACCGATTGTTTGCTGCAGCACGGTGCATCCCGGGTCTATGGGGTGGATGTGGGCTACGGCCAAACGGCCTGGAGCCTGCGCACCGATGAGCGCTTGGTGCTGAAGGAGCGCACCAATCTGCGCCACCTCCAACCTGAAGATCTCTACGGGGAGGGTGATCTTTGGCCTGATTTGGCGGTGGCGGACGTCTCCTTCATCCGCCTGGCCCTGGTGCTTCCGGCCCTGGGTCGTTTGTTGCAGAGCGCGAGGCGCGAGGCGGTGCTGTTGGTCAAGCCCCAGTTCGAGGTGGGGAAGGAGCGTGTTGGCAAAGGCGGTGTGGTCCGTGACCCCCTGGCCCATGCCGATGCCATTGCTGGGGTGATCGCAGCGGCGGCAGCCGAGGGGTGGCGCGGCTGCGGTGTGGTGGCTTCACCGATCACCGGGCCTGCGGGCAACCACGAATATCTGCTCTGGCTGCGTTCCGGTGAATGGAGTGACCAAGAGAAAACCTCCGAAGCACCTCCCGATGGGGTGTGCATTCGGAGGTTGGTGGAGCAGACCTTGGCCAGCTAACTCAGATGGCGCTGTTGTCCTTGTCGCCGGTGCGGATTCGGACGACGGACTCCACTGGACTGATGAAGATCTTGCCGTCGCCAATCTCGCCGGTGCGGGCGGCCTCTTGGACGGCGCTGACAACGGTGTCGACGCGGGCGTCATCCACCACGATCTCCAGCTTGAGCTTCTGCAAAAACTCAACGGTGAATTCAGAACCGCGGTAGCGCTCGACTTGGCCCTTCTGGCGACCAAAGCCGCGCACTTCGCTCACGGTCATACCGACGATGCCGGCATTCACCAGGGCCAGCTTCACGTCTTCGAGCTTGAAGGGGCGAATGATGGCCTCGATTTTTTTCATGGCTCAGGGCTGGAGTAAGGGAATTCTCTCAGGAAAATCTGACGAGGGAAGGTTTTTGAGGACCTTCTGAAGGCATTACGGCCCAGTCCTGGCGTCGACGATGTGACCGTTGATACCGCCGTGGCCGAAGGGCTGCGATGCGTAGCATCCAAAGCCAGGATGAGCGCTTGGATGACTGCGACCGCAACAACCCGTACCCCTCTCTACGGAGAACGTGCCATTGCTGAGGCGGAGCTGATCTGTTTCGACAACCCCAGGCCTGAGCGTCCCTACGAGGTCTCGATCACCCTGCCGGAATTCACCTGCAAGTGCCCGTTCTCGGGGTATCCCGATTTCGCAACACTGCGTCTGACCTATCAACCCGGTCCGCGGGTGATGGAGCTCAAGGCGATCAAGCTCTATGTCAACAGCTACCGCGACCAGTCGATCTCCCATGAGGAGGTGACAAATCGCATCCTGGATGACTTCGTTGCCGCCTGCGCTCCGGTCTGGATGCAGCTGGAGGCGGATTTCAATCCCCGTGGGAATGTCCATACGGTGATCCGGGCCTGCCACGGGACCCGTCAGCCCTGCTGAACCTCCGCGATCAGTACCGGTAACTCATTGGCCAGGGCTGTCAGGTTGCGGTTGCAAAGACCGGCGACATGCAGCTTCTGGTTGCCGGCCTCGGCGATCGCCCAGATCTGACGCGTCGCGATCAGGCTCAGGGCGCCACCGGCCAGGGCGATGGCAAATCCGCCGTAGACCAGGGGTACGCCGGGGTCCCGCTTGAGCAGGATTCCGCTGGCCGGGATCACTCCAGCCACCCGCAGTGGGATCCCTTCCACCTCAACGGCCTCCCCACCGGGGATCAAGGTGGCCAGGACGTCAGCGTCGGCGGAGTAGGCCGTCACTGGGCCCAGCTCACTGGAGAGGGCCAGCAGCACCGGGTTGCTGCCATCGGGCCGCGTGGGCAGCACGATCCCCCAGACCTGCTCCCCCAGTTGGGGAAAGCTCTGGAGCGGCAGCTCCAGGATCGGACTTCGACCGAGTTGTACCTGCAGTGCGGAGAGCGCCCAGTCCGCCTGATACAGGGTCATGCCCCGGTAACGCAGCGGGTGGTTGACGCTGATTTCCTCGTTGGAGGGGGCCTCGGCCTGCCCTTGGCCCGGGGTCAACTTGAGCTGGGAGCGGAACTGCTCCGGCCGTCCAGCCGGGTCCCTCTCCACGCCAAAGCGCTCCAGGCTGACGCTGACCTGGGTCTCACCGCGGCTGTTCAGCAACTCCAGTTCGTTGCCCGGGGCGAGAAACCGTTCAAGGCGCTGGCCACCAAGCGAGCCCCAGGCGGCCCCAACCATCAGGACGACCAGACCGGCATGGACCAGCAGCGGGCCGACCCGACCCAGGACCCCTTTGCGGGCGGCCAGACGGTCGCCATGGGGTTGCAGTTCCCAGCCACGGTCCTGGAGCAGCACCTCGAGCCGCGCCAGGCTGGCCTTGGGATCGCTGACGGCAATGGTCTCCGCCAGGGTGAGTTTGCTCAGCTGCCTTGGGGTCTGGTAATCGATCCAACGCAGGGCGGCCTGCAGTGCCGGCCACTGGCGCCGCCAGCTGCAGAGGATCAGGGCGAGTCCGAGCCAGGCCAGCAGGGCCAGGAACCAGCTGCTCGAATAGACGTGATCGAGCTGGAGCGAGAGGATCGCGTCGCCGTTCAGCAGGCCCAGCCAGGGCTCAGGGTCGTAGACCCGGTGGTACAGCTCAGCGGCTTCCTTCTGGGGCACAAAGGTTCCCAGTCCGCTGGCCGCAGCGATCAGGATCAAGAGGCCAATGGCCACCCGCAGGTCTGAGATCCAGGCGATCAGTCGCTTCATCAGTGGGGTCAGGAGGGCCGGTCGGATGGAGAGGTGGCGTTAGGTCCAGCGGGCCAGGAGGGTCAAGCAGCCGCTGAGCAGCAACACCACCCCGCTGATGGGCGGCACCCACTGGCCGATGGACCGCAGGGAGAGCAGGCGTGGTGCCCAGGCCGCCGCGGTGCCCGCCACCAGGAGAGGCATGACCTGTCCAGCGGCAAAAGCCGTCAGTAGGAGTGCGCCGGTCAGCGGGGTCGCCGATTGCGCGATCCAGGCCAGCAGGACAGCCAGGACGGGTGTGGTGCAGGGGGAGGCGGCGAACCCGAAGGCCAGGCCCGCGGCGATCGGCGCCAGGGCCGGTGGGACCCGTTGCCGCCACTGCTCTGGATCCGGTCCCGTTGGGAGCTGCAGGGGCACCAGACCCAACAGATTCAGCCCCATCAGAACCGCCAGTAGGGCCACGAGGGTTGGCACAAAGCCCGGCACCTGGCCATAGATGCGGCCCAGGGCACCGCTGCCCAGCCCCAGCAGGACCAGGGAGCCGACAATGCCACTGCAGAAACTCAGGCTGCGGGCCCAGGGACGCTGCGCACCGCCATCAAACCCAGCCAGGTAGGCCAGCGTGACGGGTAGCAGAGAGAGCGAGCAGGGCCCCAAGCTGGTGATCAAGCCGCCGGCAAAGACCAACCCCACGGTGAGAGGTCCTGGGTGGGCCAGGGAACTGCTCAGCAGCTGCTCACCACTGCGGGCCCAATCCGCTAGGGCCTGAGCCAGCATCAATGGGTACGCAGCGCGGGGGGTCAGCCTATCGGCACGCTCTGCCGCTTGGCTTGAAGTCGGCGCTTGCGATGGGGCTTGCTGGGCTCCAGGCCTGCCCCCTCAAGTGAGCAGCGCAGCAAGAGTCCAGCGGTGAGCAAGCTGGACAGCAGGGAGTTGCCGCCGTAGCTGATCATGGGCAG is a genomic window of Synechococcus sp. A10-1-5-1 containing:
- a CDS encoding RNA helicase, which gives rise to MPSSSASAPGTPAQSTDVPPLEQLFPFSLDDFQLEAIEALNQGHSVVVSAPTGSGKTLIGEYAIHRALAHGQKVFYTTPLKALSNQKLRDFREQFGAERVGLMTGDLTVNREASIVVMTTEIFRNMLYAEAEAGDDPLADVEAVVLDECHYMNDSQRGTVWEESIIHCPPVVQLVALSATVANAGQLTDWIEAVHGPTRLVLSDFRPVPLQFSFCSAKGLHPLLNDEGTGLHPNCKVWRAPKGRNRRGPKTPRPPQPEAPPLGFVVAQMADRDMLPAIYFIFSRRGCDKAVRDLGKICLVSPDEQARIQERLDAFMAATPEAVRDGGHDDALLRGIAAHHAGVLPAWKELIEELFQQGLVKVVFATETLAAGINMPARSTVISALSKRTERGHRALMGSEFLQMAGRAGRRGLDSQGYVVTVQSRFEGVREAGQLATSPADPLVSQFTPSYGMVLNLLQRYELSKAKELVERSFGRYLATLDLSEDEARITELREQLGDLSGTVENVDWEDFEDYEKQRGRLREERRLLRILQQQAEETLAHELTLALRFASEGTLVSLKAPVLRGRVTPAVIVEKQQGSGQFPLLCCLTDENVWVLVPCSAVVSLHAELTCLQVKDVAIPELHRPGELRHGDQASGGLALAVGHMAGRHDMVTPQYDLAGEVQAQAHLVRELELALELHPAHGAGDRKKLRKQRFRMEELEGEIAERQRILHFRANRHWETFLALIEILRFFGCLDGDEGLDPSEVGRTVAALRGDNELWLGMALMSGHLDELEPSDLAAVLEAISTEVNRPDLWSGYPPPPAADEAMHDLRGIRRELQRQQEAAKVVMPVWFEGELMGLVHAWAKGVSWSDLIANTSLDEGDVVRIMRRTVDLLAQIPYCEAISEQLRSNARAALKAINRFPVQEPIDGGHAKGGGSNPATARQNDPKGDPSVLNSVA
- a CDS encoding 23S rRNA (pseudouridine(1915)-N(3))-methyltransferase RlmH; amino-acid sequence: MNPSRIRILAVGKLRKSWVLEGASTFLKRLPGLQVLELRDAGMAKEAEAILAALKPDERLVILTEEGQTLDSVALARRLEGSGSERLAFVIGGAEGLDPALKARASWRLSLSPLTFPHELARLLLLEQLYRAMTIQQGGPYHKA
- the purB gene encoding adenylosuccinate lyase, which codes for MIERYTLPEMGAIWSEQAKFQSWLDVEIAATEANCELGRVPAEAVATIKEKASFSVERILEIEAEVRHDVIAFLTNVNEHVGDAGRHIHVGMTSSDVLDTGVALQMKASVKLLRQELDLLAEALRVLAREHKTTVMIGRSHAIHGEPITFGFKVAGWLAEVVRNQERLEHLEAAVSVGQISGAMGTYANTDPRVEEIACAKLGLVPDTASTQVISRDRHAEYIQTLALVGAALERFSTEIRNLQRTDVLEVEENFAKGQKGSSAMPHKRNPIRSERISGLARVLRSYVVAALENCALWHERDISHSSVERMMLPDCSVTLHFMLREMTSVVKGLGVYPGNMARNMNVYGGVVFSQRVLLALVETGISREDAYRIVQRNAHTAWNTDGGNFRANLEADADVTSRLNAEQLAECFSTDLHQANLDVIWQRLGI
- a CDS encoding TlyA family RNA methyltransferase, with amino-acid sequence MGRKRRLDLQLVELGLAASRQQAQQLIRAGKVRSGDRILDKPGLEVVPELELQVEQPQRFVSRGGEKLLAAVEAFPLGLEQRICLDGGISTGGFTDCLLQHGASRVYGVDVGYGQTAWSLRTDERLVLKERTNLRHLQPEDLYGEGDLWPDLAVADVSFIRLALVLPALGRLLQSARREAVLLVKPQFEVGKERVGKGGVVRDPLAHADAIAGVIAAAAAEGWRGCGVVASPITGPAGNHEYLLWLRSGEWSDQEKTSEAPPDGVCIRRLVEQTLAS
- a CDS encoding P-II family nitrogen regulator, coding for MKKIEAIIRPFKLEDVKLALVNAGIVGMTVSEVRGFGRQKGQVERYRGSEFTVEFLQKLKLEIVVDDARVDTVVSAVQEAARTGEIGDGKIFISPVESVVRIRTGDKDNSAI
- the queF gene encoding preQ(1) synthase, whose product is MTATATTRTPLYGERAIAEAELICFDNPRPERPYEVSITLPEFTCKCPFSGYPDFATLRLTYQPGPRVMELKAIKLYVNSYRDQSISHEEVTNRILDDFVAACAPVWMQLEADFNPRGNVHTVIRACHGTRQPC
- a CDS encoding cytochrome c biogenesis protein ResB; amino-acid sequence: MKRLIAWISDLRVAIGLLILIAAASGLGTFVPQKEAAELYHRVYDPEPWLGLLNGDAILSLQLDHVYSSSWFLALLAWLGLALILCSWRRQWPALQAALRWIDYQTPRQLSKLTLAETIAVSDPKASLARLEVLLQDRGWELQPHGDRLAARKGVLGRVGPLLVHAGLVVLMVGAAWGSLGGQRLERFLAPGNELELLNSRGETQVSVSLERFGVERDPAGRPEQFRSQLKLTPGQGQAEAPSNEEISVNHPLRYRGMTLYQADWALSALQVQLGRSPILELPLQSFPQLGEQVWGIVLPTRPDGSNPVLLALSSELGPVTAYSADADVLATLIPGGEAVEVEGIPLRVAGVIPASGILLKRDPGVPLVYGGFAIALAGGALSLIATRQIWAIAEAGNQKLHVAGLCNRNLTALANELPVLIAEVQQG
- a CDS encoding cytochrome c biogenesis CcdA family protein; this translates as MLAQALADWARSGEQLLSSSLAHPGPLTVGLVFAGGLITSLGPCSLSLLPVTLAYLAGFDGGAQRPWARSLSFCSGIVGSLVLLGLGSGALGRIYGQVPGFVPTLVALLAVLMGLNLLGLVPLQLPTGPDPEQWRQRVPPALAPIAAGLAFGFAASPCTTPVLAVLLAWIAQSATPLTGALLLTAFAAGQVMPLLVAGTAAAWAPRLLSLRSIGQWVPPISGVVLLLSGCLTLLARWT